The following proteins are encoded in a genomic region of Acetobacter oryzoeni:
- a CDS encoding FliM/FliN family flagellar motor switch protein, protein MMHNTAVPYVPEAVSRAEAEEKNRGAAHHVSLPLAEGLVLHDRKLQWDGSWVCYEGRAGYESFRLFLVPPLIASLAGVEKHETSYEIQAILSLLPLEACLSQLEQKLGVEIRFSRMGQAKPSAEAIYAVVEAQGRNWPVAVQAASSIISSLLDIWPLTPLPADEILFRTAFQIGKTKLPLNVLSSLNLRDVVLFEEGNPAQAGLLVEQYVRADVRWGEEKGWVLESGISYPDKREKQMADEAQYAHLEELQDGMGEVASEESLPITISFEIGCQTLTLAELRMLGPGSILVGANPVKAPVRLCVGGRQIGTGKLVDVDGSAGVRVVRIFGRE, encoded by the coding sequence ATGATGCATAATACGGCAGTACCCTATGTGCCGGAGGCAGTTAGCCGGGCAGAAGCTGAAGAGAAAAATCGTGGCGCAGCACACCATGTCTCTTTGCCGCTGGCAGAAGGGCTTGTGTTGCACGACCGAAAATTGCAGTGGGATGGGTCATGGGTTTGTTACGAAGGCCGGGCAGGGTATGAGTCCTTCCGGTTATTTTTGGTGCCGCCACTTATCGCCTCCCTTGCCGGCGTGGAAAAGCACGAAACTTCTTATGAAATACAGGCGATATTGAGCCTTCTGCCTCTTGAAGCCTGTCTTTCCCAGTTAGAGCAGAAGCTGGGCGTGGAGATACGCTTTTCCAGAATGGGGCAGGCTAAGCCCTCAGCCGAAGCCATATACGCGGTTGTTGAAGCGCAAGGTCGAAACTGGCCAGTGGCCGTGCAGGCAGCTTCTTCTATTATCAGCAGCCTTCTGGATATTTGGCCCCTGACTCCTCTACCTGCGGATGAGATCCTGTTCAGGACGGCTTTCCAGATTGGCAAAACCAAACTGCCATTAAATGTTTTATCCAGCCTGAATCTCCGCGATGTTGTTCTGTTTGAGGAAGGAAATCCCGCACAAGCTGGCTTGCTGGTGGAACAGTATGTAAGAGCCGACGTACGCTGGGGTGAGGAAAAAGGGTGGGTGCTGGAGAGCGGCATTTCATACCCAGATAAAAGGGAGAAGCAGATGGCGGACGAAGCCCAATATGCACATCTGGAAGAACTGCAGGATGGTATGGGTGAAGTGGCATCAGAAGAGTCTCTCCCCATCACCATAAGTTTTGAAATAGGGTGCCAGACCCTTACGTTGGCAGAACTACGTATGCTGGGCCCAGGCAGCATTTTGGTGGGGGCTAACCCTGTTAAAGCGCCTGTCAGGCTATGTGTAGGCGGACGGCAGATTGGCACAGGGAAGCTTGTGGATGTTGATGGTTCGGCTGGTGTACGTGTTGTAAGGATTTTTGGGCGTGAATAG
- a CDS encoding FliI/YscN family ATPase codes for MDLVAFAHRVQSASPRPVVGQVLRVTGGLIHARIDGAALGESCRVILPDSELLAEVVGFEGAIVWLAPIGSMQGLLPGCLVYRTGSALQVPVGACLLGQVLDGFGRPLNGEVLPDCEERPCADAPPSALFRHRVTEPVATGLRVIDGLLTCGKGQRVGIFGEAGGGKSTLLGQLVRGTSVDVVVVALVGERGREVRDFLEHQMDPQTRNRTVLVVATSDRPPLERVRAAMTATTIAEWFRDQGQHVLLVVDSMTRHARALREVGLAAGEVPGRGGFPPSVMAELPRLLERAGPGDERKGPGMITAFYTILVEGEGDPVAEEMRSILDGHIILSPRLAASGQYPAIDVLASRSRLMSVVATPEHCEKASRLRALLHRYEDVRFLVEVGEYKPGSDAEADEALAKIEEIRKFLKQGERDVMPFSSVVTWLNQIV; via the coding sequence ATGGATCTGGTAGCGTTTGCACATCGTGTTCAGAGTGCCTCTCCGCGTCCTGTTGTTGGGCAGGTTCTGCGGGTTACAGGCGGCCTGATTCATGCACGTATAGATGGAGCTGCACTGGGCGAAAGCTGCCGCGTTATTTTGCCGGATTCAGAACTTCTTGCAGAAGTTGTCGGGTTTGAAGGCGCCATTGTTTGGCTTGCGCCCATTGGCAGTATGCAGGGGTTGCTGCCGGGGTGCCTCGTTTATCGAACTGGGAGCGCTTTGCAGGTGCCAGTCGGCGCGTGTCTGCTAGGGCAGGTTCTGGATGGCTTCGGGCGGCCACTGAATGGTGAGGTCCTGCCGGATTGTGAGGAACGTCCATGTGCCGATGCGCCGCCGTCTGCGCTTTTTCGGCACAGAGTAACAGAGCCGGTTGCGACAGGCCTGCGCGTGATTGACGGTTTGTTGACATGCGGTAAAGGCCAGCGTGTTGGTATTTTTGGTGAGGCAGGGGGCGGTAAGTCCACTCTTCTTGGCCAGCTTGTCCGCGGGACCAGCGTAGACGTTGTGGTTGTTGCACTGGTTGGAGAACGAGGGCGCGAGGTTCGAGATTTTCTTGAACATCAGATGGACCCGCAGACCCGCAACCGCACGGTTCTGGTGGTGGCTACATCGGACCGTCCACCGCTGGAACGTGTGCGTGCCGCCATGACGGCCACCACAATTGCCGAGTGGTTTCGTGATCAAGGGCAGCATGTCTTGCTGGTGGTGGATAGCATGACCCGGCATGCGCGGGCGTTGCGCGAAGTCGGGCTGGCGGCTGGAGAAGTGCCGGGACGAGGTGGCTTTCCTCCGTCTGTCATGGCGGAGCTGCCGCGTTTGTTAGAGCGAGCTGGCCCTGGGGATGAACGTAAAGGGCCGGGAATGATAACCGCTTTTTACACCATTCTGGTCGAAGGCGAGGGTGACCCTGTCGCGGAGGAAATGCGCAGTATTCTGGATGGGCATATCATCCTTTCACCTAGATTGGCGGCATCTGGGCAATATCCGGCTATTGATGTTCTCGCTAGCCGCAGTCGTCTGATGAGCGTGGTAGCAACACCGGAACATTGTGAAAAAGCCAGCCGCCTGCGCGCGCTCCTTCATCGGTATGAAGACGTGCGCTTCCTTGTTGAAGTTGGTGAATACAAGCCCGGTAGTGATGCCGAGGCTGATGAAGCGCTGGCAAAAATAGAAGAAATCAGAAAATTTCTGAAACAGGGTGAACGGGATGTCATGCCGTTTTCCAGTGTGGTGACATGGCTGAACCAGATCGTCTGA
- the sctJ gene encoding type III secretion system inner membrane ring lipoprotein SctJ encodes MFLRRFRALKAVFFLIPLLLLCACKTELMTGLAEDDANIMLALLLQHGVGADKVQQKDGSDTLRVEQKQFAQAVALLHEAGYPRQSFKSMGDVFQASGLVSSPQQERTRFLWALGQELSRTISDIDGVLTARVQVVLPNNDLLNREPTPSSASVFVRYKEQSAAQHLVPQIKQLVADSVEGLSYDRVSVVMVPVVEKDIPVSSSLPATGVPWEILGVLPVFVLALAAGVLVSRRWPELAERLRLRARS; translated from the coding sequence ATGTTCTTACGGCGTTTTCGTGCTCTCAAAGCCGTATTTTTTCTGATCCCGCTTCTTCTGCTTTGCGCCTGCAAGACCGAGTTGATGACAGGATTGGCAGAAGATGATGCCAACATCATGCTGGCACTCCTTCTTCAGCATGGTGTCGGTGCAGATAAGGTGCAGCAGAAAGACGGGAGCGATACGCTGCGCGTGGAGCAAAAGCAGTTTGCGCAGGCTGTGGCTTTGCTGCATGAGGCTGGATATCCTCGCCAAAGTTTTAAAAGCATGGGGGATGTGTTTCAGGCGTCTGGTCTGGTTTCTTCTCCTCAACAGGAGCGGACACGGTTTCTCTGGGCGCTTGGGCAGGAACTCTCCCGCACCATTTCGGATATTGATGGCGTTCTAACGGCGCGCGTTCAGGTTGTGTTGCCTAATAATGATCTGCTGAATCGCGAACCAACACCTTCTTCCGCTTCTGTTTTTGTGCGCTACAAAGAGCAGAGCGCAGCTCAGCATCTGGTACCGCAGATCAAACAACTGGTGGCAGATAGCGTTGAAGGGCTGAGTTACGACCGCGTTTCTGTCGTGATGGTGCCTGTAGTGGAAAAAGATATTCCCGTTAGCTCCAGTCTGCCAGCAACAGGCGTTCCGTGGGAAATTTTAGGTGTTCTTCCAGTCTTTGTTCTGGCACTTGCTGCGGGTGTGCTGGTCAGCCGCCGCTGGCCGGAGCTGGCAGAACGCTTACGGCTTCGGGCTAGGTCATAA
- a CDS encoding DUF1521 domain-containing protein, whose translation MSVSINNAGNSDLTVNQPSSGSDFASASATSDLQVSGNTIDTGRYLITASQSYTTGAAYNYHSDNDGCVRIYDKETNTYVQVFGDPHIETSNETHGEFKQDGLVIDLADGTQVQVQPTGENNAGASHINAVSVTKNNQTSFITGVYSETGNPADTHVQISAPETGNAFQLNNTFDSYSDTVLHVGSSLNDLHFADGSALSSSGDTMLDRKGGGVQEFLNQRVPLQSIDSAIQAFTGMAAQGQRSVSAPEYSAASVANLRIETGYVK comes from the coding sequence ATGTCTGTTTCCATTAACAATGCTGGAAATAGCGATCTTACTGTCAACCAACCTTCTTCAGGCAGCGATTTTGCATCTGCGTCTGCAACGTCTGATCTGCAGGTTTCCGGCAACACGATCGACACCGGCCGCTATCTGATTACGGCCAGCCAGTCCTATACAACGGGCGCCGCCTACAATTATCATAGCGATAATGACGGCTGCGTGCGTATCTATGACAAAGAAACCAATACCTACGTTCAGGTTTTTGGCGATCCGCACATTGAAACCAGCAATGAAACGCATGGTGAATTCAAGCAGGACGGCCTGGTCATAGACCTTGCTGATGGCACACAGGTGCAGGTGCAGCCAACCGGTGAGAATAACGCTGGCGCTTCCCACATTAACGCTGTTTCCGTCACCAAGAACAACCAGACATCTTTTATCACGGGTGTTTACAGCGAAACAGGCAATCCGGCCGATACACATGTGCAGATTTCTGCACCGGAAACTGGCAATGCTTTCCAGCTGAACAACACTTTTGATTCCTACAGTGACACCGTGCTGCACGTTGGGTCTTCTCTAAACGATCTACATTTTGCCGATGGCTCTGCTCTGTCATCCTCTGGCGACACCATGCTGGATCGTAAAGGTGGCGGTGTTCAGGAATTCCTGAACCAGCGTGTTCCGTTGCAGTCTATTGACTCCGCCATTCAGGCCTTCACAGGCATGGCAGCGCAGGGTCAGCGTTCTGTCTCTGCGCCGGAATACTCAGCAGCCTCTGTTGCTAACCTCAGAATCGAAACAGGTTACGTAAAGTAA